In a single window of the Streptacidiphilus sp. P02-A3a genome:
- a CDS encoding LuxR C-terminal-related transcriptional regulator, with product MNDDLLGELPAEAVELYLQAVESGAIPITPPPPADDADPVTDHRQRLLDLGLLKPGVKRPVLVPVDPETAAAQQERRAAAQLARAAELRGHWQTLTTAYRAERAWHDETSLVQYVAGKEAVGQQLQLVLSGPVKRLRTIQPGGPRPAELIRATIASELEMARRGIQRQMLYQDSQRHHAPSVQFVRTVTEAGAEVRTLPHLPDRVFLIDDMVMYPLDGDTEIAVFNREPSMVAFINRLFEQNWERASPFEERPEIARGKQLSGEQRRIIRLLVSGMTTEAIGSALAMSLRTVNRHLEKTRKIFDADSLAELAYRIRGEYPDGLPADW from the coding sequence GTGAACGACGACCTGCTCGGCGAACTGCCCGCCGAGGCAGTCGAGCTCTACCTCCAGGCCGTGGAGAGCGGAGCCATCCCGATCACCCCGCCACCGCCCGCGGACGACGCCGATCCGGTGACCGACCACCGTCAGCGTCTGCTCGATCTCGGACTGCTCAAACCCGGGGTCAAGCGACCGGTGCTGGTGCCGGTGGACCCGGAGACCGCGGCCGCGCAGCAGGAGCGCCGCGCGGCGGCCCAACTGGCGCGCGCGGCCGAGCTGCGCGGCCACTGGCAGACGCTGACCACCGCCTACCGCGCGGAGCGCGCCTGGCACGACGAGACCTCGCTGGTGCAGTACGTCGCCGGCAAGGAGGCCGTCGGCCAGCAGCTCCAACTGGTGCTGAGCGGGCCGGTGAAACGGCTCCGGACGATCCAGCCGGGCGGGCCGCGACCGGCCGAGCTGATCAGGGCGACGATCGCCTCGGAACTCGAAATGGCCCGCCGGGGCATCCAGCGGCAGATGCTCTACCAGGACTCCCAGCGGCACCACGCCCCGAGCGTGCAGTTCGTCCGGACGGTGACCGAGGCCGGGGCCGAGGTGCGGACCCTGCCGCACCTGCCGGACCGGGTCTTCCTGATCGACGACATGGTGATGTACCCGCTGGACGGCGACACCGAGATCGCGGTGTTCAACCGTGAGCCGTCCATGGTGGCGTTCATAAACCGGCTGTTCGAGCAGAATTGGGAACGGGCCTCGCCGTTCGAGGAGCGCCCGGAAATAGCGCGGGGAAAGCAGTTGTCCGGGGAGCAGCGGCGGATCATCCGACTGCTGGTCAGCGGAATGACCACCGAGGCCATCGGCTCGGCGTTGGCGATGTCCCTGCGGACCGTCAACCGGCATCTGGAGAAGACCCGGAAGATCTTCGACGCGGACTCGCTGGCGGAACTCGCCTACCGGATCCGGGGGGAATACCCGGACGGGCTGCCCGCGGACTGGTGA
- a CDS encoding aspartate ammonia-lyase produces the protein MSEFRIEHDSMGEVQVPKEAKWGAQTQRAVQNFPVSGQRLEAAHIAALGRIKAAAATVNARLGVLDGPVAEAIAAAAAEVAAGRWDAEFPVDVFQTGSGTSSNMNANEVIATLAGERLGRAVHPNDDVNASQSSNDVFPSSIHVAATAAVSQDLVPALEHLAAALERKAEEFAEVVKSGRTHLMDATPVTLGQEFGGYAAQVRYGVERLRATLPRVAELPLGGTAVGTGINTPPGFSAAVIAEVARATGLPLTEARNHFEAQGARDGLVELSGQLRTVAVGFTKIANDLRWMGSGPRTGLGEINLPDLQPGSSIMPGKVNPVIPEAVVMVAAQVLGNDATVAAAGAAGNFELNVMLPVIARNLLESIRLLANVARLLADRTVDGITANTERLREYAESSPSVVTPLNRYIGYEEAAKTAKQALAERRTIREVALERGYVDQGKLTEQQLDEALDVLRMTRP, from the coding sequence ATGAGCGAGTTCCGGATCGAGCACGACTCCATGGGCGAGGTACAGGTGCCCAAGGAGGCCAAGTGGGGTGCGCAGACGCAGCGGGCGGTGCAGAACTTCCCGGTGTCGGGGCAGCGGCTCGAAGCCGCGCACATCGCCGCACTGGGCCGGATCAAGGCGGCCGCGGCGACCGTGAACGCGCGGCTGGGGGTGCTCGACGGACCGGTGGCCGAGGCGATCGCGGCGGCGGCGGCGGAGGTGGCGGCCGGGCGCTGGGACGCCGAGTTCCCGGTGGACGTGTTCCAGACCGGCTCGGGTACCTCGTCCAACATGAACGCGAACGAAGTGATCGCCACCTTGGCGGGCGAACGACTGGGCCGGGCGGTCCACCCCAATGACGATGTCAATGCCAGTCAGTCGTCGAACGATGTCTTTCCGAGTTCCATTCACGTGGCGGCGACGGCGGCCGTCAGCCAGGACCTGGTACCGGCGCTGGAACACCTCGCGGCGGCGCTGGAGCGCAAGGCCGAGGAGTTCGCCGAGGTGGTGAAGTCGGGCCGGACGCACCTGATGGACGCCACGCCGGTGACCCTCGGCCAGGAGTTCGGCGGCTACGCCGCCCAGGTGCGGTACGGGGTGGAGCGGCTGCGGGCGACCCTGCCCCGGGTCGCGGAGCTGCCGCTGGGCGGCACCGCCGTCGGGACCGGGATCAACACCCCGCCCGGGTTCTCCGCCGCGGTGATCGCCGAGGTCGCCCGAGCCACCGGGCTGCCGCTCACCGAGGCCCGCAACCACTTCGAGGCCCAGGGCGCGCGGGACGGCCTGGTCGAGCTGAGCGGCCAGCTGCGGACGGTCGCGGTGGGCTTCACCAAGATCGCGAACGACCTCCGCTGGATGGGCTCGGGACCCCGGACCGGACTGGGCGAGATCAACCTCCCGGACCTCCAGCCGGGCTCCTCGATCATGCCCGGCAAGGTCAACCCGGTGATCCCGGAGGCGGTGGTGATGGTCGCCGCGCAGGTCCTGGGCAACGACGCGACCGTGGCCGCGGCGGGCGCGGCCGGGAACTTCGAGCTGAACGTGATGCTGCCGGTGATCGCCCGCAACCTGCTGGAGTCGATCCGGCTGCTGGCCAACGTCGCCCGGCTGCTCGCCGACCGCACGGTCGACGGGATCACCGCCAACACCGAGCGGCTGCGCGAGTACGCCGAGTCCTCCCCGTCCGTGGTGACCCCGCTGAACCGCTACATCGGCTACGAGGAGGCCGCGAAGACCGCCAAGCAGGCGCTGGCCGAGCGCCGGACCATCCGCGAGGTGGCCCTGGAGCGCGGCTACGTCGACCAGGGGAAGCTCACCGAGCAGCAGCTGGACGAGGCCCTGGACGTGCTGCGGATGACCCGGCCGTAG
- a CDS encoding fumarate hydratase: MPDFAYTDLLPLGADPTPYRLLTTEGVSTFEANGRRFLQVEPEALRLLAAEAMHDISHLLRPAHLTQLRRILDDPEASPNDRFVALDLLKNANIAAGGVLPMCQDTGTAIVMGKRGQNVLTSGTDESALSRGIFDAYTKLNLRYSQMAPLTMWDEKNTGSNLPAQVELYATDGDAYKFLFMAKGGGSANKSYLYQETKAILNESSMMAFLEAKIRSLGTAACPPYHLAIVVGGTSAEFALKTAKYASAHYLDTLPTEGSAGGHGFRDLELEARVHELTQKIGIGAQFGGKYFCHDVRVIRLPRHGASLPVAMAVSCSADRQALGKITAEGVFLEQLETDPARYLPETTDAHLDDNVVRIDLNQPMSGIRSELSKHPVKTRLSLTGTLVVARDIAHAKIKERLDAGEGMPQYLKDHPVYYAGPAKTPEGYASGSFGPTTAGRMDSYVDQFQAAGGSMVMLAKGNRSQQVTDACAEHGGFYLGSIGGPAARLALDCIRKVEVLEYAELGMEAVWRIEVEDFPAFVVVDDKGNDFFADPGDDQPLITRIPVRG, encoded by the coding sequence ATGCCCGACTTCGCCTACACCGACCTGCTTCCGCTCGGCGCGGACCCCACCCCGTACCGGCTGCTCACCACCGAGGGTGTGAGCACCTTCGAGGCGAACGGCCGCCGCTTCCTCCAGGTCGAGCCCGAGGCCCTGCGGCTGCTGGCGGCCGAGGCGATGCACGACATCTCGCACCTGCTGCGCCCGGCGCACCTGACGCAGCTGCGCCGGATCCTGGACGACCCGGAGGCCAGCCCGAACGACCGCTTCGTCGCGCTGGACCTGCTGAAGAACGCCAACATCGCGGCCGGCGGCGTGCTGCCGATGTGCCAGGACACCGGCACCGCGATCGTCATGGGCAAGCGCGGCCAGAACGTGCTCACCTCCGGCACCGACGAGTCGGCGCTCTCCCGGGGCATCTTCGACGCCTACACCAAGCTCAACCTGCGCTACTCGCAGATGGCCCCGCTGACCATGTGGGACGAGAAGAACACCGGCAGCAACCTGCCCGCGCAGGTCGAGCTCTACGCGACCGACGGCGACGCCTACAAGTTCCTGTTCATGGCGAAGGGCGGCGGCAGCGCCAACAAGTCGTACCTCTACCAGGAGACCAAGGCGATCCTCAACGAGTCGTCGATGATGGCCTTCCTGGAGGCCAAGATCCGCTCGCTGGGCACCGCCGCCTGCCCGCCGTACCACCTGGCGATCGTGGTCGGCGGCACCAGCGCCGAGTTCGCGCTGAAGACCGCCAAGTACGCCTCCGCGCACTACCTGGACACCCTGCCGACCGAGGGCTCGGCCGGCGGCCACGGCTTCCGCGACCTGGAGCTGGAGGCCCGGGTGCACGAGCTGACCCAGAAGATCGGCATCGGCGCGCAGTTCGGCGGCAAGTACTTCTGCCACGACGTGCGGGTGATCCGGCTCCCCCGGCACGGCGCGTCGCTGCCGGTCGCCATGGCCGTCTCCTGCTCCGCCGACCGGCAGGCACTGGGCAAGATCACCGCTGAGGGCGTCTTCCTGGAGCAGCTGGAGACCGACCCGGCCAGGTACCTCCCGGAGACCACCGACGCGCACCTGGACGACAACGTCGTCCGGATCGACCTCAACCAGCCGATGTCCGGGATCCGCAGCGAGCTGTCCAAGCACCCGGTGAAGACCCGGCTGTCGCTGACCGGGACGCTGGTGGTCGCCCGCGACATCGCCCACGCCAAGATCAAGGAGCGGCTCGACGCGGGCGAGGGCATGCCGCAGTACCTCAAGGACCACCCGGTCTACTACGCGGGCCCGGCGAAGACCCCCGAGGGCTACGCCTCCGGCTCCTTCGGCCCGACCACGGCCGGGCGGATGGACTCCTACGTCGACCAGTTCCAGGCGGCCGGCGGCTCGATGGTGATGCTCGCCAAGGGCAACCGCTCGCAGCAGGTCACCGACGCCTGCGCCGAGCACGGCGGCTTCTACCTCGGCTCGATCGGCGGCCCGGCGGCCCGGCTGGCCCTGGACTGCATCAGGAAGGTCGAGGTGCTGGAGTACGCCGAGCTGGGCATGGAGGCGGTCTGGCGGATCGAGGTCGAGGACTTCCCGGCCTTCGTGGTCGTCGACGACAAGGGCAACGACTTCTTCGCCGACCCCGGCGACGACCAGCCCCTGATCACCCGCATCCCGGTCCGCGGCTGA
- a CDS encoding DUF1707 domain-containing protein — protein MENSPLPEPLPDPLKKAPGGAEPRPYADPALELRASDADRERVVEALREAYAEGRLTAEEHSERVDSVYAAKTMGELVPLTKDLPAHSEVHRSAPAAAPAPRRTQPEPPARQENPRMIAVFGGTERKGRFRVGSLIKAIVVFGGVSIDLSEAVFDEPELVIDCRAVFGGVEIKVPPHVTLRGGGVNVFGGSDIQEQEGEGPAAPVVTVKTVCVFGGVSAQRKKPGKVKDALRKHLE, from the coding sequence GTGGAAAACTCACCCCTCCCCGAGCCGCTGCCGGACCCGCTGAAGAAGGCCCCCGGCGGCGCCGAGCCCAGGCCGTACGCCGATCCGGCCCTGGAACTGCGGGCCTCCGACGCCGACCGGGAGCGGGTGGTCGAGGCGCTGCGCGAGGCCTACGCGGAGGGCAGGCTGACCGCCGAGGAGCACTCGGAGCGGGTGGACTCGGTCTACGCGGCGAAGACCATGGGCGAACTGGTCCCGCTGACCAAGGACCTGCCGGCGCACTCCGAGGTCCACCGGTCGGCCCCGGCCGCCGCCCCCGCGCCGCGGCGGACGCAGCCGGAGCCGCCCGCGCGGCAGGAGAACCCGAGGATGATCGCGGTCTTCGGCGGGACCGAGCGCAAGGGCCGGTTCCGGGTGGGCTCGCTGATCAAGGCGATCGTGGTCTTCGGCGGGGTGTCGATCGACCTGTCGGAGGCGGTCTTCGACGAGCCCGAACTGGTGATCGACTGCCGGGCGGTGTTCGGCGGTGTGGAGATCAAGGTGCCCCCGCACGTCACCCTGCGCGGCGGCGGGGTCAACGTCTTCGGCGGCTCGGACATCCAGGAGCAGGAGGGCGAGGGCCCGGCGGCTCCGGTGGTGACGGTGAAGACCGTCTGCGTCTTCGGCGGGGTCAGCGCGCAGCGCAAGAAGCCCGGAAAGGTGAAAGACGCACTGCGCAAGCACCTTGAGTAG
- a CDS encoding WhiB family transcriptional regulator — MLHPIEARLDANRSHVPARSGGSTDDTPWHSNAACRRDEAGLFFAPSKEPTAARLSREEQAKRVCARCPVLLECREHALIQPEPYGVWGGLTAAERRVVLARRRRREQELREAARVGAQVAAAG; from the coding sequence GTGCTTCACCCGATAGAAGCCCGTCTGGACGCGAATCGTTCACACGTTCCCGCACGTAGCGGCGGCTCCACGGATGACACGCCCTGGCATTCCAATGCCGCCTGTCGCCGGGACGAGGCGGGACTCTTCTTCGCCCCCTCCAAGGAGCCGACGGCCGCCCGGCTGTCCCGCGAGGAGCAGGCCAAGCGGGTCTGCGCCCGCTGCCCGGTGCTGCTGGAGTGCCGCGAGCACGCGCTGATCCAGCCGGAGCCGTACGGGGTGTGGGGCGGGCTCACCGCCGCCGAGCGCCGGGTGGTGCTGGCCCGGCGCCGCCGCCGGGAGCAGGAGCTCCGGGAGGCGGCGCGGGTCGGCGCCCAGGTCGCCGCCGCGGGCTGA
- the glpX gene encoding class II fructose-bisphosphatase, translating into MTEQHPHNQHNLPSSLEVAPEAPDRNLALELVRVTEAAAMAAGRWVGRGDKNGADGAAVRAMRTLVHTVSMNGVVVIGEGEKDDAPMLFNGERIGDGTGPECDVAVDPVDGTTLTAKGMPNAVAVLAVADRGTMFDPSAVFYMDKLVAGAEAAGAVDITAPVEHNVRAVARAKGCAPEDVTVVLLDRPRHEKLAAEIRATGARIKFISDGDVAGAVMAVREGTGVDLLLGIGGTPEGIIAACAITCLGGVIQGRLWPKDEAERRKAQDAGHDLGRVLHTDDLVSGDNVFFVATGITDGELLRGVHYKAETATTSSLVMRSKSGTIRRIESEHKLSKLRAYSAIDFDRAR; encoded by the coding sequence ATGACCGAGCAGCACCCGCACAACCAGCACAATCTGCCCTCTTCCCTGGAGGTCGCCCCGGAGGCGCCAGACCGCAACCTCGCCCTCGAACTCGTCCGGGTGACCGAGGCCGCCGCCATGGCGGCCGGTCGCTGGGTCGGGCGCGGCGACAAGAACGGTGCCGACGGCGCCGCTGTCCGCGCCATGCGGACCCTCGTCCACACCGTCTCCATGAACGGCGTGGTCGTCATCGGCGAGGGCGAGAAGGACGACGCGCCCATGCTCTTCAACGGGGAGCGGATCGGCGACGGCACCGGCCCCGAGTGCGACGTCGCGGTGGACCCGGTGGACGGCACCACGCTGACCGCCAAGGGCATGCCGAACGCGGTGGCGGTACTCGCCGTGGCCGACCGGGGCACCATGTTCGACCCCAGCGCCGTCTTCTACATGGACAAGCTGGTCGCCGGGGCGGAGGCGGCCGGAGCGGTCGACATCACCGCGCCGGTCGAGCACAACGTCCGGGCGGTCGCCCGGGCCAAGGGCTGCGCGCCCGAGGACGTCACCGTGGTGCTGCTGGACCGGCCCCGGCACGAGAAGCTGGCCGCCGAGATCCGGGCCACCGGGGCGCGGATCAAGTTCATCTCGGACGGCGACGTCGCGGGCGCGGTCATGGCGGTGCGCGAAGGCACCGGCGTGGACCTGCTGCTCGGCATCGGCGGCACCCCCGAGGGGATCATCGCGGCCTGTGCCATCACATGCCTCGGCGGCGTGATCCAGGGCCGCCTGTGGCCCAAGGACGAGGCGGAGCGGCGCAAGGCGCAGGACGCCGGGCACGACCTGGGCCGGGTACTGCACACCGACGACCTGGTGAGCGGCGACAACGTGTTCTTCGTCGCGACCGGGATCACCGACGGCGAACTGCTGCGCGGCGTCCACTACAAGGCGGAGACCGCCACCACCAGCTCCCTGGTGATGCGCTCCAAGAGCGGGACGATCCGGCGGATCGAGAGCGAGCACAAGCTGTCGAAGCTGCGCGCCTACAGCGCGATCGACTTCGACCGGGCGCGCTAG
- a CDS encoding DUF4245 domain-containing protein, translating into MGAKSVKDMVLSLAAVMLAGLVIYYFIPHSAGNGVHAVQGGITSSVESARRAAPYPVLAPSGLPKGWTATEVNYDGMDATDAQWSLGYIDPSGQYVSVQQSNGGAADFISSVTTNGVKIGGTSVVNGVTWAHYQGTNYRALVLETPKVTTVVTGTESFAAMETFAAALRSS; encoded by the coding sequence ATGGGCGCCAAATCAGTCAAGGACATGGTCCTGTCGCTGGCCGCCGTCATGCTGGCGGGCCTGGTCATCTACTACTTCATCCCGCACTCGGCCGGGAACGGCGTGCACGCGGTCCAGGGCGGCATCACCTCCTCGGTGGAGTCCGCCCGGCGCGCGGCCCCCTATCCGGTGCTGGCGCCCAGCGGCCTGCCCAAGGGCTGGACCGCCACCGAGGTCAACTACGACGGCATGGACGCGACGGACGCGCAGTGGTCGCTGGGCTACATCGACCCGAGCGGGCAGTACGTGTCGGTGCAGCAGAGCAACGGCGGGGCGGCCGACTTCATCTCCAGTGTGACCACCAACGGGGTGAAGATCGGCGGGACCAGCGTCGTCAACGGCGTGACCTGGGCCCACTACCAGGGCACCAACTACCGGGCGCTGGTGCTGGAGACCCCGAAGGTGACCACGGTGGTGACCGGCACCGAGTCGTTCGCGGCGATGGAGACCTTCGCCGCGGCGCTCCGGAGCAGCTGA
- a CDS encoding malonic semialdehyde reductase: MTAADALVLDPAAQDLLFREARTANSFTDEPVTDEQIQAVYDLVKYAPTSMNMSPLRVLLVRSDDARARLVSHLADGNKEKTGKAPLVAILAADHEFHEELPKLFPHFPQAKDLFFAERPGREAASNLNATLQVAYFILGIRAAGLAAGPMTGYNAEGINKDFFPDGDHSVLTVINIGKPGENAWFPRSPRLEYDEVVTTV; the protein is encoded by the coding sequence ATGACTGCTGCCGACGCGCTCGTGCTCGACCCCGCCGCCCAGGACCTGCTCTTCCGCGAGGCCCGCACCGCGAACAGCTTCACCGACGAGCCGGTCACCGACGAGCAGATCCAGGCCGTCTACGACCTGGTCAAGTACGCGCCGACCTCGATGAACATGTCGCCGCTCCGGGTGCTGCTGGTCCGCTCCGACGACGCCCGCGCCCGGCTGGTCTCGCACCTGGCGGACGGCAACAAGGAGAAGACCGGCAAGGCCCCGCTGGTCGCCATCCTGGCCGCCGACCACGAGTTCCACGAGGAGCTGCCGAAGCTCTTCCCGCACTTCCCCCAGGCCAAGGACCTCTTCTTCGCCGAGCGTCCCGGCCGTGAGGCCGCCTCGAACCTGAACGCCACGCTCCAGGTCGCCTACTTCATCCTGGGCATCCGCGCGGCCGGCCTGGCCGCGGGCCCGATGACCGGCTACAACGCCGAGGGCATCAACAAGGACTTCTTCCCCGACGGCGACCACTCGGTGCTGACCGTGATCAACATCGGCAAGCCCGGCGAGAACGCCTGGTTCCCCCGCTCCCCGCGGCTGGAGTACGACGAGGTCGTCACCACCGTCTGA
- a CDS encoding exodeoxyribonuclease VII small subunit has protein sequence MTKQQESDAATAVVDDALGYEQARDALLDVVRRLETGGVSLEESLALWERGEQLAKVCERWLDGARARLDAALAEGGDADGSAGDEGDAAED, from the coding sequence ATGACGAAACAGCAGGAGAGCGACGCGGCGACCGCGGTGGTGGACGACGCCCTGGGCTACGAGCAGGCGCGGGACGCCCTGCTCGACGTCGTCCGCAGGCTGGAGACCGGGGGCGTCTCGCTGGAGGAGTCGCTGGCGCTGTGGGAGCGCGGGGAGCAGCTGGCCAAGGTGTGCGAGCGCTGGCTGGACGGCGCCCGGGCCCGGTTGGACGCCGCGCTGGCGGAGGGCGGCGACGCGGACGGGAGCGCGGGCGACGAGGGCGACGCCGCCGAGGACTGA
- the xseA gene encoding exodeoxyribonuclease VII large subunit: MGVDSSAEAAIPVGRVSRLIGGWINRLGAVWVEGQITQLSRRPGAGVVFLTLRDPSEDVSLAVTCYRTVFDPVRELVAEGSRVVVHAKPEWYGPRGTLSLRAAEIRLVGLGDLLARLELLKRTLGAEGLFAAERKRPLPFLPRCVGLVTGRASAAERDVLQNARRRWPAVRFEVRNVPVQGVRAVPEVIAAVRELDEHPEVDVIIVARGGGSVEDLLPFSDEQLVRAVAAARTPIVSAIGHEPDQPLLDYVADLRASTPTDAAKRVVPDVREELARVHGLRDRARYGIGSRLDRELSGLTALRSRPVLAAPRRMVDERAAEVSALLDRSRRTLDHRLHRATDDLAHTVARVVALSPAATLRRGYAVLRREDGSVIRDPAEVAVGDALRARVAEGEFTVAVREVAPTLTNTLGS; this comes from the coding sequence ATGGGTGTCGACAGCTCCGCCGAAGCAGCGATCCCGGTGGGCCGGGTCTCCCGGCTGATCGGGGGCTGGATCAACCGCCTCGGGGCGGTCTGGGTGGAGGGGCAGATCACCCAGCTGAGCCGACGGCCCGGGGCGGGCGTGGTGTTCCTGACGCTGCGTGACCCCTCGGAGGACGTCTCGCTCGCGGTCACCTGCTACCGCACGGTCTTCGACCCGGTCCGGGAGCTGGTGGCCGAGGGCTCGCGGGTGGTGGTGCACGCCAAGCCGGAGTGGTACGGGCCGCGCGGGACGCTGTCGCTGCGCGCCGCCGAGATCCGGCTGGTCGGCCTGGGCGACCTGCTGGCGCGGCTGGAGCTGCTGAAGCGGACCCTCGGCGCGGAGGGGCTGTTCGCCGCCGAGCGCAAGCGTCCGCTGCCGTTCCTGCCGCGGTGCGTCGGCCTGGTGACCGGGCGCGCCTCGGCCGCCGAGCGCGACGTGCTGCAGAACGCCCGGCGGCGCTGGCCCGCCGTCCGCTTCGAGGTGCGGAACGTCCCGGTGCAGGGCGTGCGCGCGGTGCCGGAGGTGATCGCCGCCGTCAGGGAGCTGGACGAGCACCCCGAGGTGGACGTGATCATCGTCGCCCGGGGCGGCGGCAGCGTCGAGGACCTGCTGCCGTTCTCGGACGAGCAGCTGGTGCGGGCGGTCGCGGCGGCACGGACCCCGATCGTCAGCGCCATCGGCCACGAGCCGGACCAGCCGCTGCTGGACTACGTGGCCGACCTGCGCGCGTCGACCCCGACCGACGCGGCCAAGCGCGTGGTCCCGGACGTCCGGGAGGAGCTGGCCCGGGTGCACGGGCTGCGCGACCGGGCCAGGTACGGGATCGGCTCCCGGCTGGACCGGGAGCTCAGCGGCCTGACGGCGCTGCGCAGCCGCCCGGTGCTGGCCGCGCCGCGGCGGATGGTGGACGAGCGGGCGGCGGAGGTCTCGGCGCTGCTCGACCGCTCCCGGCGGACCCTGGACCACCGGCTGCACCGGGCCACCGACGACTTGGCGCACACCGTCGCCCGGGTGGTCGCGCTGTCGCCCGCCGCGACGCTGCGGCGCGGGTACGCGGTGCTGCGGCGCGAGGACGGCTCGGTGATCCGCGACCCGGCCGAGGTCGCCGTCGGCGACGCGCTGCGGGCGCGGGTGGCGGAGGGGGAGTTCACCGTGGCTGTCCGGGAGGTCGCCCCGACTCTGACGAATACTCTGGGGTCATGA
- a CDS encoding 4-hydroxy-3-methylbut-2-enyl diphosphate reductase, giving the protein MPAATAPRRVLLAAPRGYCAGVDRAVIAVEKALEQYGAPIYVRKEIVHNKYVVQTLEKKGAVFVDETQEVPEGSIVVFSAHGVAPSVHDEAERGRLATIDATCPLVTKVHKEALRYADEDYDILLIGHEGHEEVVGTMGEAPERTHLVDGPADVAGVRVRDESKVVWLSQTTLSVDETMATVGALKQRFPLLTSPPSDDICYATQNRQVAIKQIAAEADLVIVVGSRNSSNSVRLVEVSLEAGAKAAHLVDFADEIDEAWLAGVATVGLTSGASVPEILVEGVLEWLAERGFGDVEQVRSSEEHLQFSLPKELRRDLRAEAAGK; this is encoded by the coding sequence ATGCCTGCTGCTACCGCTCCCCGCCGTGTCCTGCTCGCCGCGCCGCGCGGCTACTGCGCCGGTGTCGACCGTGCCGTCATCGCCGTGGAAAAGGCCCTGGAGCAGTACGGGGCCCCGATCTACGTGCGCAAGGAGATCGTGCACAACAAGTACGTCGTGCAGACCCTGGAGAAGAAGGGCGCCGTCTTCGTCGACGAGACGCAGGAGGTCCCCGAGGGCTCCATCGTGGTCTTCTCGGCGCACGGCGTCGCCCCCTCCGTCCACGACGAGGCCGAGCGCGGCCGGCTCGCGACCATCGACGCGACCTGCCCGCTGGTGACCAAGGTCCACAAGGAGGCGCTGCGCTACGCCGACGAGGACTACGACATCCTGCTGATCGGCCACGAGGGCCACGAGGAGGTCGTCGGCACCATGGGTGAGGCGCCCGAGCGCACCCATCTGGTCGACGGCCCGGCGGACGTCGCCGGGGTCCGGGTCCGGGACGAGTCCAAGGTGGTGTGGCTGTCGCAGACCACCCTCTCGGTGGACGAGACGATGGCCACCGTCGGCGCGCTCAAGCAGCGCTTCCCGCTGCTGACCAGCCCGCCCAGCGACGACATCTGCTACGCCACGCAGAACCGCCAGGTCGCCATCAAGCAGATCGCCGCCGAGGCCGACCTGGTGATCGTGGTCGGCTCGCGCAACTCCTCCAACTCGGTCCGGCTGGTCGAGGTCTCGCTGGAGGCCGGGGCCAAGGCCGCCCACCTGGTGGACTTCGCCGACGAGATCGACGAGGCCTGGCTGGCGGGAGTCGCCACGGTCGGCCTGACCAGCGGCGCCTCCGTCCCGGAGATCCTGGTCGAGGGCGTGCTCGAATGGCTGGCCGAGCGCGGCTTCGGCGACGTCGAGCAGGTCCGCTCCAGCGAGGAGCACCTGCAGTTCTCGCTGCCCAAGGAGCTCCGCCGCGACCTGCGCGCCGAGGCTGCCGGAAAGTAG
- the ppgK gene encoding polyphosphate--glucose phosphotransferase produces MNVFGVDIGGSGIKGAPADLDRGQLAQERLKVLTPHPAEPKTVVEAVRKVVTHFDWKGPVGLTFPGVIVDGHTLTAANVDKGWVGLDARALFSDALGLPVALINDADAAGLAEMAYGAGKDRKGVVLMHTLGTGIGSALFSDGVLVPNTELGHLELNGKDAEKHASAAAREEHDWSWQHWAERLDDYFALVEQLFSPQLIIVGGGVSRKADKFLPLLKPRRAEIVPAQLQNDAGIVGAAMAAAKLG; encoded by the coding sequence GTGAACGTCTTTGGCGTGGACATCGGCGGCTCCGGGATCAAGGGTGCCCCGGCCGACCTCGACCGGGGTCAGCTCGCCCAGGAACGGCTCAAGGTACTCACCCCGCATCCGGCGGAACCGAAGACCGTGGTCGAGGCGGTGCGGAAGGTCGTCACCCACTTCGACTGGAAGGGCCCGGTCGGGCTGACCTTCCCCGGCGTGATCGTCGACGGTCACACGCTGACCGCCGCCAACGTCGACAAGGGCTGGGTCGGGCTGGACGCCCGGGCGCTGTTCTCCGACGCGCTCGGCCTGCCGGTGGCGCTGATCAACGACGCCGACGCGGCCGGTCTGGCGGAGATGGCCTACGGCGCGGGCAAGGACCGCAAGGGTGTGGTGCTGATGCACACCCTTGGCACCGGCATCGGCAGTGCGCTGTTCTCCGACGGGGTGCTGGTGCCCAACACCGAGCTCGGCCACCTGGAACTGAACGGCAAGGACGCGGAGAAGCACGCGTCGGCCGCCGCCCGGGAGGAGCACGACTGGAGCTGGCAGCACTGGGCCGAGCGGCTGGACGACTACTTCGCCCTGGTCGAACAGCTGTTCTCGCCGCAGTTGATCATCGTCGGCGGCGGGGTCAGCCGCAAGGCCGACAAGTTCCTGCCGCTGCTGAAGCCGCGGCGGGCGGAGATCGTCCCGGCGCAGCTGCAGAACGACGCGGGGATCGTCGGCGCGGCGATGGCCGCCGCCAAGCTCGGCTGA